One window from the genome of Anticarsia gemmatalis isolate Benzon Research Colony breed Stoneville strain chromosome 8, ilAntGemm2 primary, whole genome shotgun sequence encodes:
- the LOC142975081 gene encoding uncharacterized protein LOC142975081: MDNCIAACGCDNYEGITQSDLDRFTDCIENVLNDEKGRRLFRNFMYTSKMHAGRRILDFWEHTERLIGYNGNSESLSYPSYLRDVDRLIDDADRVDEIDFAAVERLTIARDSMIREDITEALKIIKQVATKALRREYNKFRERFVPAS; encoded by the coding sequence ATGGATAATTGTATCGCCGCCTGCGGCTGTGACAACTACGAAGGAATAACTCAATCTGACTTGGATCGTTTTACTGACTGTATAGAAAATGTTCTCAATGATGAAAAAGGTAGACGTCTCTTCAGAAATTTCATGTACACATCCAAGATGCATGCTGGACGTCGCATACTGGATTTCTGGGAACATACTGAAAGATTGATAGGATATAATGGAAATTCTGAAAGTTTATCATATCCATCCTACCTCAGAGACGTAGATCGTTTGATTGATGATGCAGATAGGGTAGATGAGATAGACTTCGCTGCAGTGGAGCGGCTAACCATCGCGCGGGATTCAATGATTAGAGAAGATATTACCGAggcattgaaaataataaaacaggtagcaacgaaAGCACTCCGAAGAGAATACAATAAATTTAGAGAACGTTTTGTACCTGCTAGCTAA